A stretch of the Chanos chanos chromosome 1, fChaCha1.1, whole genome shotgun sequence genome encodes the following:
- the anln2 gene encoding anillin, actin binding protein 2: MDNKDQAVQKRPREPLFDTEENILTTSDSENGQKRRRLAVEGVENQNPQRQTGGTPSRPHPRWVGLEVKPDTPAIASVQSRLQQLTRGQQGAGAPLERFSSDPGEGSSGPVPLVVVEGCRTDICHIGENEFSSRVERFETTITPQSSPSRSTPSPWKGPSGFVHNIQQQLQTSETQSTTKALLIRKEREDELRRLIRQPVAENMWLKRNWSDPTLDRDDTSVQSDDIGDLPISTETAPSAGPEPCLTDKHAECDMNSHEEMSTSAMIDKMFEDVLQAADQEEEKEKDGVDEEKTRAGTDNVARAETNENIQTETDEGVVTEDEKDEVFDLCEEDHKEKADKVKDCSDKDEEETKEETHLSGNEDDLLTLPPSCVLSPLSNSVEAAVTPLRLTSTVPKPSVLILPPEDLSTPPPESIPPLYSIDAYRSQRKTAQPTFQSVTPGVQRRVPKTSCLTPAINTKERIKVLNEEAVKLERVISQTLQALSCCIDEEHGKGSLEEAEAEKLLLVSSEKRTALLAEVCRLREENTGKAGRAEAESDSPPMQPCRGTITISDVQLPLKVEFVCSAHAGRPTHYFFVLIRYGPCNIVATPLATAADAKNGDTISFPTLISLQDIRSNFEIDVEVYSLSHSLGNAPNSTPQQYRSSTRSKVTRKVLNSITKSSHSMTPTTQAALISRRSSNFTLVGSHKITLASLGQNKFPLDKVPFLSPLEGHIYLRLDSESHSNVQHQGFLTMFEDKNGFGAWHRLFFVLEGDRLLYWNHPNEMGNKPPEGTIPLSRFTSQCVKPVKRDSCARPFTFELVSTKTLEQEDKGPHVLTKCWFAADSSKERTEWMEKLNQVLLDLRTWTQQPGPADNHQPSTSFNSGTSRESIL; encoded by the exons ATGGACAACAAGGACCAAGCTGTCCAAAAAAGACCAAGAGAGCCACTCTTTGATACTGAGGAGAATATCTTGACAACTAGCG ACAGCGAGAATGGGCAGAAGAGACGTCGTCTGGCCGTTGAAGGTGTCGAAAACCAGAATCCTCAGCGGCAGACTGGTGGCACTCCCAGCAGGCCGCACCCGCGGTGGGTAGGGCTGGAGGTGAAACCAGACACACCAGCTATTGCCTCCGTCCAGTCCAGACTGCAGCAGCTAACCCGAGGACAACAGG GAGCGGGAGCTCCATTAGAGCGGTTTTCCTCAGATCCAGGGGAGGGATCCTCCGGCCCTGTCCCCCTTGTTGTGGTTGAAGGCTGCAGGACAGATATTTGTCACATTG GTGAGAATGAGTTCAGTTCCAGAGTGGAGCGATTTGAAACCACCATCACCCCTCAGAGCAGTCCTTCCCGCTCCACACCATCCCCATGGAAGGGCCCCTCTGGTTTTGTGCACAACATCCAGCAGCAGCTGCAGACttctgagacacagagcactACAAAGGCTTTGCTTATCCGCAAG gagagagaagatgaactCCGTCGCCTCATTAGGCAGCCGGTCGCAGAAAATATGTGGCTGAAGAGGAACTGGTCCGACCCCACACTGGATCGG gaCGACACCAGTGTTCAGTCTGATGACATTGGAGACTTGCCCATTTCTACAGAAACTGCTCCGTCCGCCGGTCCAGAGCCATGTCTCACAGATAAACATGCAG AGTGTGACATGAACTCCCACGAGGAAATGAGCACTTCAGCCATGATTGACAAGATGTTTGAGGATGTTCTGCAAGCTGCAGAccaagaggaagagaaggagaaagatggGGTTgatgaagagaagacaagagcagGCACTGACAACGTTGCAAGAGCAGAAACCAACgagaacatacaaacagaaacGGATGAAGGAGTGGTAACAGAGGATGAAAAAGATGAGGTTTTTGATCTCTGCGAGGAAGACCACAAAGAGAAAGCTGATAAAGTCAAAGATTGCAGTGATAAAGATG aggaagaaacgAAAGAAGAGACTCATCTGAGTGGTAACGAGGATGATTTGCTTACCCTGCCACCCAGCTGTGTCCTTTCACCACTCAGCAACTCAGTGGAGGCAGCTGTCACCCCACTG AGACTTACATCCACTGTGCCCAAACCATCAGTCTTGATTCTTCCCCCCGAGGATTTAAGTACACCTCCTCCAGAGAGCATACCACCTCTGTACAG CATCGACGCGTACCGCTCCCAGCGTAAGACCGCTCAGCCGACTTTTCAGAGCGTGACCCCTGGGGTACAGAGACGGGTTCCCAAAACGTCGTGCCTCACGCCAGCCATCAACACAAAGGAAAGGATTAAG gttttgAATGAAGAGGCAGTGAAGTTGGAGAGAGTCATCAGTCAGACGCTCCAGGCCCTGAGCTGCTGCATAGACGAGGAGCACGGGAAAGGCTCACTGGAGGAGGCTGAAGCCGAGAAACTCCTACTCGTCTCCA GTGAGAAGCGCACAGCCCTTTTGGCAGAGGTGTGCAGACTGAgggaggagaacacaggaaaagCAGGCAGAGCCGAGGCGGAGTCTGACAGTCCTCCGATGCAGCCATGCAGGGGAACCATCACCATCAGTGACGTCCAGCTCCCACTCAAAGTGGAGTTTGTGTGCTCAGCCCACGCTG GTCGTCCCACTCACTACTTCTTTGTCCTCATTCGTTATGGGCCCTGCAACATCGTGGCCACCCCATTGGCCACTGCAGCTGATGCTAAGAATGGAGATACCATCTCTTTTCCTACCCTGatctctct CCAGGACATCCGCTCAAACTTTGAGATTGATGTGGAGGTCTACAGTCTG TCTCATAGCCTAGGTAATGCCCCCAACAGTACTCCTCAGCAGTACCGCAGCTCCACCAGGTCAAAG GTTACAAGGAAGGTTCTAAACAGCATCACG AAATCCAGCCACAGTATGACAC CCACTACCCAGGCTGCTCTCATCTCCCGCCGCTCCTCTAACTTCACCCTGGTCGGCTCTCACAAGATCACCTTGGCCTCATTAGGACAGAACAAATTCCCTTTGGACAAG GTGCCTTTCCTCTCACCTCTAGAGGGACACATCTATCTTCGCTTGGATAGCGAGAGCCACTCAAATGTTCAGCACCAGGGCTTTCTG ACCATGTTTGAGGATAAGAACGGATTTGGCGCTTGGCACCGACTTTTCTTTGTCCTGGAAGGAGACCGCCTCCTTTATTGGAACCACCCCAATGAGATGGGAAACAAG CCTCCAGAGGGCACCATCCCTCTGTCTCGCTTcaccagtcagtgtgtgaaacCGGTGAAAAGAGACTCCTGTGCACGGCCTTTCACCTTTGAACTGGTGAGCACTAAGACTTTGGAGCAAGAGGATAAGGGACCCCACGTACTGACAAA GTGCTGGTTCGCAGCAGACTCTTCAAAGGAGCGTACTGAATGGATGGAGAAACTAAACCAGGTGCTCTTGGACCTACGCACATGGACTCAGCAACCCGGTCCTGCCGACAACCATCAGCCCAGTACCTCTTTCAACAGTGGGACATCCAGAGAAAGCATCCTATAG